A stretch of Zootoca vivipara chromosome 13, rZooViv1.1, whole genome shotgun sequence DNA encodes these proteins:
- the MYADM gene encoding myeloid-associated differentiation marker, whose amino-acid sequence MPVTRSKSVGNTSALTSQLGIVRLLEALFTCVTFSLVVHIDRWQGRNGDWCMFSWCASFAITIVILVVEFAGLQHRMPVSWKNFPITFAMYATLMCLSASIIYPVTFIQNQNPSRRERPYLISATVFSCLSFLAYSTEVGITKAKPGEVTGYMATVPGLLKVVETFIACIIFVFISSPISYDKAEALQWCMAVYCICFILSLLVIILCIGECTGWLPCPFNKFLSGYTLLAVLMYATATIIWPIYNFDSKHRGTSSRPDYCRSTTMCPWDKLVVIAVLTAINLLVYLADLVYSARLIFIQG is encoded by the coding sequence ATGCCGGTAACCCGCTCAAAGTCCGTGGGCAACACCTCCGCCTTGACCTCTCAGCTGGGCATTGTCCGTCTGCTGGAGGCCCTCTTCACGTGTGTCACCTTCAGCCTGGTGGTCCACATCGACAGGTGGCAGGGTCGCAATGGCGACTGGTGCATGTTCTCGTGGTGTGCTTCCTTCGCCATCACTATTGTCATCTTGGTGGTGGAGTTTGCTGGTCTCCAGCACCGCATGCCAGTTTCCTGGAAGAACTTCCCCATCACATTTgccatgtatgccaccctgaTGTGCCTCTCGGCTTCCATCATCTACCCGGTCACCTTCATTCAGAACCAAAATCCCTCCCGCAGGGAACGTCCGTACCTCATTTCTGCCACGGTGTTCTCATGCCTCTCCTTCTTGGCATACTCCACAGAGGTTGGCATAACCAAAGCCAAACCAGGAGAAGTCACTGGCTACATGGCCACCGTCCCTGGGCTGCTCAAGGTGGTGGAGACCTTTATTGCCTGCATCATCTTCGTCTTCATCAGCTCTCCGATTTCCTATGAcaaagcagaagctctccagTGGTGCATGGCCGTCTACTGCATCTGTTTCATCCTCTCGCTGTTGGTCATTATCCTCTGCATTGGCGAATGCACTGGCTGGCTGCCGTGTCCGTTCAACAAGTTCCTCAGTGGCTATACGCTCTTGGCTGTGCTCATGTACGCAACAGCCACCATCATCTGGCCCATCTATAACTTCGACAGTAAGCATCGTGGCACTTCGTCTCGACCCGATTATTGCCGTTCAACCACAATGTGTCCCTGGGACAAGCTTGTTGTTATAGCTGTCCTGACAGCCATCAATCTCCTGGTGTACTTGGCTGACCTGGTATATTCCGCACGACTGATATTCATCCAAGGGTAG
- the LOC118094379 gene encoding protein lev-9-like produces the protein MSSLLFLALLAFLWFSQGSGQVGVRNLTDPKCPLRKKNFTMLTGQTCQKNCERRRCSKSRKCECDGECGMSCISTGLRCAWPVTIDNAETQLLQESSMFGDLMEVTCKPGFIKADGQEVAISRCQGDAKWSFTLPCEDILNPPSHCKSPPEIENGSHEGGPYNTGREVHYWCDYGYRLEGRSSLLCQENEEWSHAAPTCHPVTCSRPPNIAEATLVAVHQSEYPVGTVIYYLCNKDFLLDGSNRVVCLENGNWSQLPYCRARCPITAKRSRMIYQGRKLWVYEIPGGLVHHGEIVTFFCRSENKTCSFTADSQCFDGVLKMPDCYDEPTYLQYHLFPKRVVSEIPAC, from the exons TCAGGAATCTGACCGACCCCAAATGTCCACTGCGGAAAAAGAATTTTACAATGCTGACAGGGCAGACGTGCCAGAAGAACTGTGAGCGCCGCAGGTGCTCTAAAAGCAGGAAGTGTGAATGTGACGGGGAATGTGGAATGAGCTGCATTTCTACAG GCTTGAGGTGTGCATGGCCGGTGACAATTGACAATGCTGAGACACAACTGCTCCAGGAATCCAGTATGTTTGGGGACTTAATGGAGGTGACATGCAAGCCTGGATTTATAAAGGCTGATGGGCAGGAAGTGGCAATAAGTCGCTGCCAAGGAGATGCGAAGTGGAGCTTCACTTTACCCTGTGAAG ATATTCTTAACCCACCATCCCACTGCAAATCTCCACCAGAGATCGAAAATGGATCCCATGAAGGGGGCCCTTACAACACAGGCAGGGAAGTGCACTACTGGTGTGACTATGG ATATCGCCTAGAGGGACGCAGCTCTCTTTTATGCCAAGAGAATGAGGAGTGGTCACATGCAGCCCCAACCTGCCACC CTGTGACCTGTTCCCGACCCCCCAATATTGCTGAAGCAACCCTGGTTGCTGTGCACCAGTCTGAATACCCCGTGGGAACTGTCATCTATTACTTGTGTAACAAGGACTTCCTCTTAGATGGCTCTAACAGAGTGGTTTGCCTGGAGAATGGAAACTGGTCCCAACTACCCTACTGCAGAG CCCGTTGTCCCATCACTGCCAAGAGGAGCCGGATGATATACCAAGGGCGTAAGCTCTGGGTCTATGAGATCCCTGGGGGTCTGGTCCATCATGGAGAAATTGTCACGTTTTTCTGCCGTAGTGAGAACAAGACCTGCAGTTTTACGGCTGACAGCCAGTGTTTCGATGGTGTGTTGAAGATGCCTGACTGCTATGATG AGCCTACCTATCTGCAATACCACCTGTTCCCCAAAAGAGTTGTATCTGAAATACCTGCTTGTTGA